The Saccharopolyspora gloriosae genome has a segment encoding these proteins:
- a CDS encoding NADH-quinone oxidoreductase subunit A, with protein MSGFAAALLLLVVAVVVVGGVYGGASLVQVAPRDAPVRPFLGGHEPSEHAFSRFHVRWYALTMIYLAFEMEMLFMYPWALVVSSVGASAVIEMFVFLGILLAGVAYAWREGALRWA; from the coding sequence ATGAGTGGGTTCGCGGCAGCGTTGCTGTTGCTGGTCGTCGCCGTAGTGGTGGTCGGCGGGGTGTACGGGGGCGCCTCGCTGGTGCAGGTGGCGCCGCGCGACGCTCCGGTGAGGCCGTTTCTGGGGGGTCATGAACCGTCTGAGCACGCGTTTTCACGTTTCCACGTGCGGTGGTATGCGCTGACGATGATCTACCTGGCGTTCGAGATGGAAATGCTGTTCATGTATCCGTGGGCGCTGGTCGTTTCCTCGGTGGGGGCGAGCGCGGTCATCGAGATGTTCGTGTTCTTGGGGATCTTGCTTGCCGGTGTGGCCTATGCGTGGCGGGAAGGGGCGCTGCGATGGGCGTGA
- a CDS encoding complex I subunit 1 family protein — protein sequence MGEAPMWSVLVLPALLAVGAFAAVVFDTALEARAAGRALSVSAVVIAPLRAVVRLLITQRRTTTAADAVLWRTGVVLLPVIAVLAALVVPLGGVAVADLGVGVVWFNAMEILAWAAVWMAGWGPNAALSLVGGYRFVAQGLAYELPHMFALITAATGAGTLRIGGIVEAQSGLWFVVWMPVAFVVYLLSAMAMAFWGPFDSPLGRDLAGGAAGELSGVDRLVFLGGRWLLLVVSVAMAVPLFLGGGSGPWLPGWMWTVLKTAAVLGVVVWVGRRFPTVRMERFAEFAWVVLVPLTILQALVVALVVLIR from the coding sequence ATGGGTGAGGCTCCGATGTGGAGTGTGCTCGTGCTCCCTGCGCTGTTGGCGGTGGGTGCGTTCGCGGCGGTGGTCTTCGATACGGCGTTGGAGGCGCGTGCTGCGGGACGAGCGTTGTCGGTGTCGGCCGTGGTGATCGCTCCGCTGCGTGCGGTGGTGCGGCTGCTGATCACTCAACGGCGCACGACCACGGCAGCCGATGCCGTGCTGTGGCGCACCGGTGTCGTCCTCCTTCCGGTCATTGCGGTGCTGGCGGCGCTGGTGGTGCCGCTGGGCGGGGTGGCAGTGGCGGATCTCGGGGTGGGGGTCGTGTGGTTCAACGCGATGGAGATCCTGGCGTGGGCGGCGGTGTGGATGGCCGGGTGGGGCCCGAACGCGGCGTTGTCCCTGGTGGGTGGTTACCGGTTCGTGGCCCAGGGATTGGCCTACGAGTTGCCGCACATGTTCGCGCTGATCACAGCGGCCACCGGGGCGGGCACGTTGCGGATAGGTGGGATCGTCGAGGCCCAGTCCGGTTTGTGGTTCGTGGTGTGGATGCCGGTCGCCTTCGTCGTCTATCTGCTCAGCGCGATGGCGATGGCGTTCTGGGGCCCGTTCGACTCGCCGCTGGGGCGTGATCTCGCCGGAGGAGCAGCGGGGGAGTTGTCCGGAGTGGACCGGCTGGTGTTCCTCGGCGGACGGTGGTTGCTGCTGGTGGTCTCGGTGGCGATGGCGGTGCCGCTGTTCCTCGGGGGAGGCAGTGGCCCGTGGCTGCCGGGCTGGATGTGGACGGTGCTCAAGACGGCCGCGGTGCTGGGCGTGGTCGTGTGGGTCGGTCGCCGGTTTCCCACGGTGCGGATGGAGCGGTTCGCGGAGTTCGCCTGGGTGGTGCTGGTCCCGTTGACGATCCTGCAGGCGCTGGTCGTCGCGCTGGTCGTGCTGATCCGATGA
- a CDS encoding NADH-quinone oxidoreductase subunit L produces MGALGWLLIAVPLGTGAVLACTGKRGDRIAPVVGIACAGITVVLALLASVVRPVATARFLRGIDAGVAVDGLSAVLVVTVSVVTLAVLVFAAGEFGPDESRARFTGLMLLFSGAMLVTVTATGLALLFMGWEVMGATSWALIGFWWHEPRRVHAANVAFLTTRAADLGLYLATGAALAGGVGTLVLPELPAATSPWLTVLTAGIVLAALGKSAQVPFHFWLSRAMEGPSPVSALLHSATMVAAGAYLLLRLHSLLAASGWAGPLVAWFGAGTALVLGLVAVAQSDLKQLLAASTCAQIGFMVLAAGTGGITAGTMQLVAHAATKSALFLAAGAWLTALGTKALPALRGAARHYPVVGVTFTVAAATLAGLPPLSLWVTKDAVLAATLERAPELYVFGLAAAVVSAVYSIKAVWFVWQPEPSGAEAGWGTTQPGSHEVSAFARPVLAILAGMAAVLGVLGLPAVAERMRGLLGAGPAATPTAWELALSAALTIGASALAWWWGDRPMPVTTALRRWLAAWLGFERAATVLVVRPTMALARALAAFDDRVLDRAVMAGPALVMRLAKLVDRRTEIPVDGVVHGVARGAGWLGALARRPQTGQLHQYYAQAVAVLAVLALLIILVR; encoded by the coding sequence ATGGGCGCGCTCGGGTGGCTGCTGATCGCGGTACCGCTGGGGACCGGGGCGGTGCTGGCGTGCACCGGGAAGCGAGGCGATCGGATCGCGCCCGTAGTCGGAATCGCCTGCGCGGGGATCACGGTCGTGCTGGCCTTGTTGGCGTCGGTGGTGCGCCCGGTCGCGACCGCACGGTTCCTGCGAGGGATCGACGCGGGCGTGGCCGTCGACGGGCTTTCGGCGGTCCTGGTGGTCACGGTCTCCGTGGTCACCTTGGCAGTGCTGGTCTTCGCTGCTGGTGAGTTCGGTCCGGACGAGTCGCGGGCTCGGTTTACCGGGCTGATGCTGCTGTTCTCCGGAGCCATGCTCGTCACGGTCACCGCCACCGGACTCGCACTGCTGTTCATGGGCTGGGAGGTCATGGGCGCGACGAGCTGGGCGCTGATCGGGTTCTGGTGGCACGAACCGCGCCGGGTGCACGCCGCCAACGTCGCCTTCCTGACGACCCGGGCCGCCGATCTCGGCCTCTACCTCGCAACAGGGGCGGCGCTCGCCGGCGGCGTCGGCACGCTCGTCCTGCCGGAGCTGCCCGCGGCAACGTCACCATGGCTGACCGTGCTCACCGCGGGCATCGTGCTGGCTGCACTGGGCAAGTCGGCGCAGGTGCCGTTCCACTTCTGGCTCTCCCGCGCGATGGAGGGCCCGAGCCCGGTCTCGGCGCTGCTGCACTCGGCGACAATGGTCGCGGCCGGCGCGTATCTGCTGCTGCGGCTGCACTCGTTGCTGGCGGCCTCGGGCTGGGCCGGGCCGCTGGTGGCCTGGTTCGGTGCGGGTACCGCCCTGGTACTCGGACTGGTTGCGGTCGCGCAAAGCGACCTCAAGCAGCTGCTCGCGGCCTCGACCTGTGCGCAGATCGGGTTCATGGTGCTGGCCGCGGGTACCGGTGGAATCACCGCGGGAACGATGCAGCTGGTCGCGCACGCGGCGACGAAGTCCGCGCTGTTCCTGGCGGCCGGGGCGTGGTTGACCGCGCTCGGTACGAAGGCACTGCCCGCGCTGCGGGGCGCCGCGCGTCACTATCCGGTGGTGGGCGTGACGTTCACGGTCGCCGCCGCGACGCTGGCCGGGCTGCCCCCGCTGTCGCTGTGGGTCACCAAGGACGCAGTGCTTGCCGCGACGCTGGAACGTGCGCCCGAGCTGTACGTGTTCGGATTGGCCGCTGCGGTGGTCTCTGCCGTGTACAGCATCAAAGCGGTCTGGTTCGTCTGGCAGCCGGAACCTTCCGGTGCCGAAGCCGGTTGGGGCACCACGCAGCCCGGCTCCCACGAGGTATCCGCATTTGCCCGGCCGGTCCTGGCGATCTTGGCTGGAATGGCTGCGGTCTTGGGTGTGCTCGGCCTCCCGGCGGTAGCCGAGCGCATGCGGGGACTGCTCGGTGCGGGACCTGCCGCCACACCCACAGCGTGGGAACTTGCGCTGTCGGCGGCACTTACCATCGGCGCGTCGGCTCTCGCCTGGTGGTGGGGAGACCGACCGATGCCGGTCACCACCGCTCTACGGCGGTGGCTAGCAGCGTGGCTCGGGTTCGAGCGCGCCGCCACGGTGCTCGTCGTGCGGCCGACGATGGCGCTGGCACGCGCGCTGGCGGCCTTCGATGACCGGGTCCTCGACCGAGCGGTGATGGCTGGTCCCGCATTGGTGATGCGGCTGGCCAAGCTCGTTGATCGGCGCACTGAAATTCCCGTCGACGGTGTCGTGCATGGCGTGGCCCGCGGTGCCGGGTGGCTAGGAGCGCTCGCCCGCCGCCCGCAGACCGGGCAGCTGCACCAGTACTACGCCCAAGCCGTCGCGGTGCTGGCCGTGCTCGCCCTGCTGATCATCCTCGTGAGGTAG
- a CDS encoding NADH-quinone oxidoreductase subunit N — MNENPAALIPELALVAGAVLGLLLGAWLPRQRQWVVRVLAATACVVGLAATVVAMRSAPETVFGDSFVVDTATNAVRFIVLAATLLALCLSIDTVDSQHRETEFYVLVQLGALGTIMLVGAADLLLLVAAYLLASLPLYALAGFAKDSPGTEAALKYYLMGVLFGVLMLTGITVLYGAGGATEYATLARTLPVASHAAVAVGVIGVLAGLLFKIGGVPVHFWVPDVTEGATTPVAAFVTTVPKIGGLAAIYRLVAEALPAVSVDWPLLVAILAAGSMTLGNLAAFFQDNVRRLLGYSTISQVGYLLMAVAVAIRSDLALPTLLFYLAAYAVTNLGAFAVVAELPHAPRITDYRGLARRHPGLAAVLVVCLLGLVGTPPTAVFLGKLGVFAASIDGDLAWLAILAVINTVASLFYYLRWIAPTFLAAPDSEGNMLVPAGLWSAVAAYTAGTASLVLGVAGGLAISLGAGSLLP, encoded by the coding sequence ATGAACGAGAACCCCGCCGCGCTGATCCCCGAACTCGCGCTGGTCGCCGGAGCCGTGCTCGGTCTGCTGCTGGGCGCCTGGCTGCCGCGACAGCGGCAATGGGTGGTACGCGTGCTCGCGGCCACCGCCTGTGTCGTCGGCCTGGCCGCCACCGTCGTCGCGATGCGGTCGGCTCCCGAGACGGTGTTCGGTGACAGCTTCGTCGTGGACACCGCGACCAACGCGGTCCGGTTCATCGTGCTGGCCGCCACCTTGCTGGCCCTGTGTCTGTCGATCGACACGGTTGACTCCCAGCACCGGGAGACCGAGTTCTACGTGCTCGTGCAACTCGGCGCCCTGGGCACGATCATGCTCGTCGGCGCGGCAGATCTGCTGCTGCTCGTCGCCGCCTACCTGCTGGCTTCGCTGCCGCTGTACGCGTTGGCCGGCTTCGCCAAGGACTCGCCGGGGACGGAGGCCGCGTTGAAGTACTACCTCATGGGCGTCTTGTTCGGTGTCCTCATGCTCACCGGCATCACCGTCCTCTATGGCGCGGGCGGGGCCACCGAATACGCCACGCTTGCACGAACGCTTCCAGTCGCCTCGCACGCGGCGGTCGCCGTTGGTGTGATCGGAGTCCTTGCCGGGCTGCTGTTCAAGATCGGCGGTGTACCGGTGCACTTCTGGGTTCCCGACGTCACCGAGGGCGCCACGACACCCGTCGCCGCGTTCGTGACCACCGTTCCCAAGATCGGCGGGCTCGCCGCCATCTACCGGCTCGTGGCCGAGGCACTGCCCGCAGTGAGCGTTGACTGGCCACTGCTCGTGGCGATTCTGGCTGCCGGGTCGATGACGCTAGGAAACCTCGCCGCGTTCTTCCAAGACAATGTTCGCCGCCTGCTCGGCTACTCCACGATCAGCCAGGTCGGATACCTGCTCATGGCGGTCGCGGTGGCGATTCGCAGCGACCTCGCGCTGCCCACCCTGTTGTTCTACCTGGCCGCCTACGCGGTGACCAACCTCGGTGCCTTCGCGGTGGTTGCGGAACTCCCGCACGCGCCCCGGATCACCGATTACCGCGGACTTGCCCGTCGCCATCCGGGGCTGGCGGCGGTCCTAGTCGTGTGCCTGCTGGGCCTGGTCGGCACACCACCTACCGCGGTGTTCCTCGGCAAACTCGGCGTATTCGCCGCATCTATCGACGGGGACCTCGCCTGGTTGGCCATCCTTGCGGTCATCAACACTGTCGCCAGCCTTTTCTACTACCTCCGCTGGATTGCCCCTACCTTCCTCGCGGCGCCCGATTCCGAGGGGAACATGTTGGTTCCTGCGGGACTGTGGTCGGCGGTCGCCGCCTACACCGCCGGAACCGCCTCCCTCGTCCTAGGTGTAGCGGGAGGCCTCGCGATCTCCCTGGGGGCCGGCTCGTTGCTGCCGTAG
- a CDS encoding cation-translocating P-type ATPase, which produces MSTTTDRSSSSPSQEVELAIGGMTCASCAARVEKKLSKLDGVTATVNYATEKAKVTYLEGTDPQQLVDQVEAAGYTATLPHTTADDAAATNEGQADDPTRSLRERFIISAVLSVPVIALAMIPAFQFTYWQWISLTLAAPVVVWGAWPFHRAAWTNLRHGAATMDTLISMGTLAAFAWSLYALLFGTAGMPGMTHPFELTVQPGSGDGNIYLEVAAGVTTFILAGRYFEARAKRRSGAALRALLELGAKDVAVLRDGREQRIPTDQLAVGDRFVVRPGEKIATDGTVEDGSSAVDASMLTGESIPVEVRPGDSVTGATVNAGGRLVVRAVRVGSDTQLAQMAKLVEDAQTGKAAVQRLADRISAVFVPIVIVLALATLVFWLVTGAGSTAAFTAAVAVLIIACPCALGLATPTALLVGTGRGAQMGILIKGPEVLESTRRIDTVVLDKTGTVTTGQMSLIAVHTATGEDEDVALRLAGAAEHASEHPLAQAIARSAADRLGELPSVENFTNIEGLGVQAVVDGHAVLVGRPALLEHWSQPLPDDLASARTAAENQGRTAVAVAWDGAARAVLEVADTVKPTSAEAIAQLRALGLEPVLLTGDNERVARTVATEVGIDKVIAEVLPQDKVDVISRLQREGRVVAMVGDGINDAAALAQADLGLAMGTGTDVAIEASDLTLVRGDLRAAVDAIRLARRTLSTIKGNLFWAFAYNIAALPLAAAGLLNPMIAGAAMGFSSVFVVANSLRLRRFRSTIAGPAAAETRTSATPSPLVTTTGS; this is translated from the coding sequence ATGAGTACCACCACTGATCGGTCCAGCAGCTCGCCCAGCCAGGAGGTCGAGCTGGCTATCGGCGGCATGACCTGCGCATCGTGCGCAGCCCGGGTCGAGAAGAAGCTGAGCAAGCTCGACGGGGTCACTGCCACGGTCAACTACGCCACAGAGAAGGCCAAGGTGACCTACCTGGAGGGCACGGACCCACAACAGCTCGTCGACCAGGTCGAAGCCGCCGGCTACACCGCAACACTCCCCCACACCACAGCCGACGACGCGGCCGCCACGAATGAGGGCCAAGCCGACGACCCGACCAGGTCACTACGGGAACGGTTCATCATTTCCGCGGTGCTGTCCGTGCCGGTAATCGCCCTGGCGATGATTCCCGCGTTCCAGTTCACCTACTGGCAGTGGATCTCGCTGACCTTGGCCGCGCCCGTGGTGGTGTGGGGCGCGTGGCCGTTTCACCGGGCCGCGTGGACGAACTTGCGTCACGGTGCGGCCACGATGGACACCCTGATCTCGATGGGGACCTTGGCCGCGTTCGCCTGGTCGCTGTATGCCCTGCTGTTCGGCACCGCCGGCATGCCGGGCATGACGCACCCGTTCGAGCTGACCGTCCAACCGGGAAGCGGGGACGGGAACATCTACCTCGAAGTCGCCGCCGGGGTGACAACGTTCATCCTCGCCGGCCGGTACTTCGAGGCCAGGGCCAAACGACGCTCCGGCGCGGCGCTGCGCGCGCTGCTCGAACTCGGTGCCAAGGACGTCGCGGTCCTGCGCGACGGCCGGGAGCAGCGCATCCCCACTGATCAGCTCGCTGTCGGGGATCGCTTCGTGGTCCGCCCCGGTGAGAAGATCGCCACCGACGGCACGGTCGAGGACGGCAGCTCCGCGGTCGACGCGAGCATGCTCACCGGCGAATCCATCCCGGTCGAGGTGCGGCCGGGTGATTCCGTGACCGGTGCGACGGTCAACGCCGGCGGGCGCCTGGTCGTGCGCGCCGTGCGGGTCGGTTCTGACACTCAGCTGGCGCAGATGGCCAAGCTCGTCGAGGACGCCCAGACCGGCAAGGCCGCCGTGCAGCGCCTGGCCGACCGCATCTCCGCAGTCTTCGTCCCGATCGTCATCGTACTGGCGCTGGCCACTCTGGTCTTCTGGCTCGTCACCGGTGCCGGGTCCACGGCCGCGTTCACCGCCGCCGTCGCGGTACTGATCATCGCCTGCCCCTGTGCACTCGGCCTAGCCACCCCGACCGCGCTGCTGGTCGGCACCGGCCGTGGCGCCCAAATGGGCATCCTGATCAAGGGCCCCGAGGTGCTGGAATCGACCCGGCGCATCGACACCGTCGTGCTCGACAAGACCGGCACCGTCACCACCGGCCAGATGTCCCTGATCGCGGTGCACACGGCAACCGGCGAGGACGAAGACGTGGCGCTGCGCCTGGCCGGAGCCGCCGAGCACGCTTCCGAACACCCGCTCGCGCAAGCGATCGCGCGCAGCGCAGCCGACCGGCTCGGTGAGCTCCCATCAGTGGAGAATTTCACCAACATCGAAGGCCTCGGGGTCCAAGCGGTAGTCGACGGGCACGCCGTCCTGGTCGGGCGGCCCGCGTTGCTGGAGCACTGGAGCCAGCCGCTGCCGGACGACCTCGCATCCGCGCGGACCGCAGCCGAGAATCAGGGACGCACCGCGGTCGCGGTGGCCTGGGATGGTGCGGCCCGGGCAGTTCTCGAAGTCGCCGACACGGTGAAACCGACCTCTGCTGAGGCAATCGCGCAACTGCGCGCGCTCGGCCTCGAACCGGTACTGCTGACAGGCGACAACGAGCGGGTGGCCCGCACCGTGGCGACCGAGGTCGGCATCGATAAGGTCATCGCCGAAGTCCTCCCACAGGACAAAGTGGACGTCATCAGCCGGTTGCAGCGAGAAGGTCGCGTGGTGGCGATGGTCGGAGACGGCATCAACGACGCCGCCGCCCTGGCCCAGGCCGACCTGGGGCTCGCCATGGGCACCGGAACCGACGTCGCCATCGAAGCCTCCGACCTCACCCTGGTCCGCGGTGACCTCCGAGCCGCTGTCGATGCGATTCGGCTCGCACGACGTACCCTCAGCACGATCAAGGGCAACCTGTTCTGGGCCTTCGCCTATAACATCGCCGCCCTACCACTGGCCGCCGCCGGACTGCTCAACCCCATGATCGCCGGAGCGGCGATGGGCTTCTCCAGCGTCTTCGTCGTCGCCAACAGCCTGCGCCTGCGCCGCTTCCGCAGCACCATCGCGGGCCCCGCAGCAGCAGAAACCAGGACCAGCGCCACCCCTTCACCGCTGGTCACCACTACAGGCTCCTGA
- a CDS encoding NuoM family protein produces the protein MLSLIVFLPLAAAVALAAVPASAPRRVFGWSWIAITAADLALVVAAWIGYDAGTGLAYEENLSWIPSAGVGYHIGLDGLSLPLIAMTALLFLACAVYSLPHTQRIKSFVLLFLFLQTVSLGLFTALDLILFFVYFDLSIVGMYFVIAGWGHGNARQSALKFFLYTFLGSLALLLGFIGLYLAAEPHTFDILALTRANPLAGSGAYGGLVLLAIGVGLAVKTPIVPFHTWLPPAHTDAPAAGSAILAGVLLKMGTYGFVRITMPLLPDTWRQYAVVIVVLGVLSVLYGALVALAQEDFKRMVAYTSVNHMGYIVLAVGAAGTLGGSDAQARSLAVTGAVTQMVSHGLLTAVLFLLAGLFYDRRRTYDMGAYSGLAGPAPVFAGTTALVAFASFGLPGFSGFIAEFQIFTGSLASATVATALALLGILITAGLFLRVLHRVFLGPLRVPDSPGAARGFTDLRPSEATAILPLLGLAIVIGVLPRFLLDVIEPAAMTLIGLVSR, from the coding sequence GTGCTGTCACTGATCGTCTTCCTCCCGCTGGCCGCTGCGGTCGCCCTGGCCGCGGTGCCCGCCTCGGCACCGCGGCGCGTATTCGGGTGGAGCTGGATCGCGATCACGGCGGCCGATCTCGCCCTGGTCGTCGCGGCCTGGATCGGCTACGACGCCGGAACCGGTCTGGCGTATGAGGAGAATCTGAGCTGGATTCCCAGCGCCGGAGTCGGATACCACATCGGTCTCGACGGACTCTCGCTGCCGCTGATCGCGATGACCGCACTGCTGTTCCTCGCTTGCGCGGTCTATTCGCTGCCGCACACGCAGCGAATCAAGAGCTTCGTGCTGCTGTTCCTGTTCCTGCAGACGGTGAGCCTGGGACTGTTCACCGCGCTCGATTTGATCCTGTTCTTCGTCTACTTCGATCTGTCCATCGTGGGCATGTACTTCGTCATCGCCGGATGGGGCCACGGCAACGCACGCCAGTCCGCGCTGAAGTTCTTCCTCTACACCTTCCTCGGCTCGCTGGCGCTCCTGCTCGGATTCATCGGCCTGTACTTGGCCGCCGAACCCCACACCTTCGACATCCTCGCGCTCACCCGGGCGAACCCGTTGGCGGGCAGCGGGGCCTACGGCGGACTGGTGCTGCTCGCGATCGGCGTCGGTCTCGCGGTAAAGACCCCGATCGTGCCGTTCCACACCTGGCTGCCACCCGCACACACCGACGCCCCGGCCGCCGGATCAGCGATTCTGGCCGGAGTGCTGCTGAAGATGGGCACCTACGGATTCGTCCGCATCACGATGCCACTGCTGCCCGACACGTGGCGCCAGTACGCGGTGGTCATCGTCGTCCTAGGCGTGCTCTCGGTGCTCTACGGCGCACTCGTGGCACTGGCCCAGGAGGACTTCAAACGGATGGTGGCCTACACCTCTGTCAACCACATGGGATACATCGTCCTCGCGGTCGGCGCGGCCGGGACCCTCGGCGGTAGTGATGCGCAAGCGCGATCGTTGGCCGTGACCGGTGCGGTGACCCAGATGGTCAGCCACGGCCTGCTCACCGCCGTGCTGTTCCTGCTCGCCGGGCTCTTCTACGACCGTCGCCGCACCTACGACATGGGCGCCTACTCGGGCCTGGCCGGTCCGGCGCCGGTCTTCGCGGGGACCACGGCCCTGGTCGCGTTCGCCTCCTTCGGCTTGCCCGGCTTCTCCGGGTTCATCGCCGAGTTCCAGATCTTCACCGGCAGCCTCGCCTCCGCCACCGTCGCCACCGCACTCGCACTGCTCGGAATCCTGATCACTGCGGGACTGTTCCTTCGGGTCTTGCACCGGGTCTTCCTCGGGCCCCTGCGGGTACCCGATTCGCCCGGTGCGGCCCGTGGGTTCACCGATCTGCGACCCAGCGAGGCCACCGCGATCCTGCCCCTGCTGGGACTCGCCATCGTCATCGGCGTGCTGCCGCGCTTCCTTCTCGACGTGATCGAACCCGCCGCGATGACGTTGATCGGACTGGTCAGCCGATGA
- a CDS encoding aminotransferase class V-fold PLP-dependent enzyme: MAALPAIGAVSACSASPGHEDGPIRPPAGVSPEALAGDEEFWRRVAQRYTVSDEFINLENGYYGIMPDTVRRAFHDNVDRLNAQNSHLLRNAFKPESEKIRERIAALLGAQTEEIALTQSGTEALQNLIAGYHELRPGDAVMYADLDYPDMIDTMDWLRDRRGVDVVSIALPEPATRQAVLDTYAAAFRDHPSVKLLLLSHVNNRTGLATPVREITAMARSHGIDVIVDAAHSWGQLDFTISDLDADFAGFSLHKWIGAPLGTGFLYIRRSRLDAIDPAFADESYPVTDIRSRVVSGTRDVACVLSVPTALDFHQSLGSSIKQARLRYLRDRWVSAVADRTDIEVLTPQEPSMYGAITSFRITGRTTETDNEAIADYLLQEHGIFTVAREGPLRGSCVRVTPALFTTREHVDRLAVALRDAADRFRA, from the coding sequence ATGGCAGCCTTACCCGCCATCGGGGCGGTCTCGGCCTGCTCCGCATCGCCCGGCCACGAAGACGGGCCGATCAGGCCACCTGCGGGCGTCAGCCCGGAGGCCCTCGCGGGCGACGAAGAATTCTGGCGACGAGTCGCGCAGCGCTACACCGTCAGCGACGAGTTCATCAACTTGGAGAACGGCTACTACGGGATCATGCCCGATACCGTTCGCCGAGCCTTCCACGACAACGTGGACCGATTGAACGCACAGAACTCGCACCTGCTGCGCAACGCGTTCAAACCTGAGTCCGAGAAGATCCGGGAACGGATCGCCGCGCTACTCGGTGCGCAGACAGAGGAAATCGCGCTGACTCAGAGCGGGACCGAGGCGTTGCAGAACCTGATCGCGGGCTACCACGAGCTGCGGCCCGGCGATGCGGTCATGTACGCCGACCTCGACTACCCGGACATGATCGACACGATGGACTGGTTACGCGACCGGCGAGGCGTTGACGTCGTCTCCATCGCACTGCCGGAGCCCGCCACTCGGCAAGCCGTTCTGGACACCTATGCCGCGGCGTTCCGAGACCACCCGAGTGTGAAACTGCTGCTGCTGTCCCACGTCAACAACCGCACCGGCCTCGCCACCCCCGTCCGCGAGATCACCGCGATGGCACGGTCCCACGGCATCGACGTCATCGTCGACGCCGCGCACTCCTGGGGACAGCTCGATTTCACGATCAGCGATCTCGACGCCGACTTCGCCGGATTCTCCCTGCACAAGTGGATCGGCGCCCCGTTGGGAACCGGATTCCTCTACATCCGGCGATCCCGCCTCGACGCGATCGACCCAGCGTTCGCCGACGAGTCCTACCCCGTTACCGACATTCGGTCGCGGGTGGTCTCCGGTACTCGGGACGTCGCGTGCGTGTTGTCGGTCCCAACCGCGCTGGACTTCCACCAATCGCTGGGGAGCTCGATCAAACAGGCGCGGCTGCGCTATCTCCGTGACCGCTGGGTCTCCGCCGTCGCCGACCGAACCGACATCGAAGTGCTCACTCCACAGGAACCGTCGATGTACGGCGCCATCACCAGCTTCCGGATCACCGGCCGGACGACGGAGACGGACAACGAGGCCATCGCCGACTACCTCTTGCAAGAGCACGGCATCTTCACCGTCGCCCGCGAGGGGCCGCTACGCGGAAGCTGCGTCCGAGTGACACCCGCACTGTTCACCACACGTGAACACGTGGACCGGCTGGCGGTGGCTCTGCGCGACGCGGCCGATCGTTTTCGCGCGTGA
- the nuoK gene encoding NADH-quinone oxidoreductase subunit NuoK produces the protein MSLELFLLLGAGLFAIGLFGALSEQSIVMLMMGLELMLNGVTVTAAAFWHYVAPSNADGQVLIIVVITAMAVEMAVGFAVVTSIFRARDVDMTDMAADLKE, from the coding sequence ATGAGCCTGGAGCTGTTCTTGCTGCTCGGGGCGGGACTGTTCGCCATCGGTCTTTTCGGTGCGCTGTCGGAGCAGTCGATCGTGATGCTGATGATGGGCTTGGAGCTGATGCTCAATGGCGTCACCGTCACGGCGGCGGCCTTCTGGCACTACGTTGCTCCGTCCAATGCGGACGGCCAAGTGCTGATCATCGTGGTGATCACCGCGATGGCGGTGGAGATGGCGGTGGGCTTCGCAGTGGTGACCTCGATCTTCCGCGCCCGAGACGTGGACATGACCGACATGGCCGCGGATCTCAAGGAGTAG